The Chelonia mydas isolate rCheMyd1 chromosome 1, rCheMyd1.pri.v2, whole genome shotgun sequence nucleotide sequence AGTTCTGGGGGTATCTCAAACTGTTCTCAAAGtattttggaacaaaaagaatcTACTGATTTCAGACTTGATATGTTGCAAGAAACAGGAGCTACATTCTGTTGCAAGAGTGTTTTGTGGCCTAGTTGCAGTCAAGCACCGAAGACAGAAAAAGCTAAAAGTGATTCAGATGCCAATGCCCAAAGACAACATCCCTGTTACAGCAGGGACGAATGTAAGTAGAGGGGGAATTAGGTGGGTACACTTCTACTTCTCACTATGGTCTATATTCTGTAAAATCATCTGTAGTCTCTTCAACAGTTAAGTTCACCCACATACTAGCTAAAAGTGTCTAACGTGCTGAAACAGTTTATTTTACATCTATAAAAACTAGCTTTCAGGCGTCTACACAACCAAGTGAATCAGTGTGAGGTGTTCACTTTATATCCCTCCTAGTCTTAACCCAGCCATCACATAGCATGTGTCTCCTAAGCTCATGTGAGGAGAATCTTTGCTTATCCTTCATAATTCAGACATGGCAGTGATGCACAATCGTGCCAGTGGAGGTTATTAGCAGTTTACTGACAGTGACTTTTTCTCATTATTGTTCCTGAGATATATAATTCAGAGACCAAATTGCCTTGAATAGTAGAATGAATTCGAGGAAACTAGAGAAAACTTTGCATAGAACCAAAATAATGTACAAAGTAAAATAGTTGAGATTAGGATACTTAGAGAGTGTGACTAAAGTACTTAATTATATACTGGTAACAATTATAGGAATATACAGTAGCCCTTATGCACTAAAGCTTTCAAACACCCTTGGACTTTGGAACCTGTCTTATTGAAAGGCATATTGACTAGGACAGTGAAGTTAATTCCCAGCATAAGAGCTATAACTCTGATATGCTTGGGAAGTAATCTGCTTGTGTGAATTTACCATTCTATATAGTATAACACTACATTATGGCCAGTAGTGGAAAAGACTATTTTATTGAGGAGGGAAGGCACTTTATTTTAAAGAGGTCTCTGACAAAAGCCTTTTCATCAACTGCAGTCTAATTCTTGTCATTCTTGTAGAGAAATGCTAATGTGTGCTTCTGATTGATCTAGTCAGATTAGAAGTGAACAGCAAGAACTCTATGGATGTAGTATTCTGGTTGGATGGTAGGTGTTATATACACAGCGTGACCACATAGTATAATATGAATTCCTCAGATTTTCTCTCCTGATGGTGCTCAGTATCACTTCAGCTTTGTGTAACTATATAGAAATCTTCCATTGCATTGATGTGGAAGAAACCTGAGCATTCTCACTTTCTAGCAGAAGAGGGCCTTGTGAATGGCTGCTTAATAGGACAGAGAGTGAAATAATATAAGGAGTCCAGAATGGTCAGGTGAAAGCTTTGTGTGGCTTTAAGGTAATGCTTATGGTTAGGGCTctgtgtttgtcacagaggtagtggaagtcatggattctgtgacttctgcagtgacCAGTGTGGGTGACCCCATggccgcccaagcagctggccctgggaccagccacactggccgctgctcgGGCGACCCCAGGGACAGCCTGAGCAGCGGCTGGCCCCAGGACTGTCTGAGCAGCTGGCCCCGAGGGCaactggagcagctgctgcttagTGGCCCTGGCAGCGGTCCCGGATGCGGCAGGAGCAGTGGCGGGGGTGCAGCCCCAGGTGTGGCCGGAGCAGCCGCTGCTTGGTGGCCccggcagctggtgctgctggccccccggccccctcccccgagcagcAGCCCTCCGGGGTGCTTCCCCAGCAGTGCTTCTTCCCCAAGATACTAtcaatacccctgactaaataactcatggataggtcacgggccatgaatttttgtttattgtccgtgacctgtccatgacttttactaaaaatatccatgactaaattgtagccttacttaTGGTGAATGTAGGTCATAGCTGCCATCCAACACTTGTCACTACTAGTTGTCCTTTCCACTTCCATTTAAACAATCTGAAGTGTCTGAAAGTACACTTGGGAATGAACTGAAGAAAACGCCTTTTGAAAAATGGAGTTTTGCTTCCTAAAAATGAGTCTTATTTTTCACTCACTCAGTGATCTAATTGGGGTTGCTTTTTCCCATGTCACTTGAATTCTGAAATTAAGATGTATGAATAATTGTTCCTATCTATGCTGCCATAGGTGACTGAGCTGACCCTGGAAGCATTACAAGCACAGGAAAACAAAAACGGGGAAGGGACCGTTCAGATGCCCCTAATGCATGGAAGGCTGGATATAGATCCCTCTGGTGTCTATTGATGCTGCTTCTTCAGCCTAAGTAGAACATGTTTGGTGGGGATTCACTGGGAAGCAgtgtaaggcatgatttccccagTCAGAATATTGCTTCCATTGAGAACAAGAAACAGTATTTGGTCCTTAAGTTAGTTTGGAGGTTCTGTTTGTACCACTTCTGAATTGCAAATTTTATGAAATTGCAGCACGAGATTAATGTAATGgtaaaagagtgtgtgtgtgtgcgcgtgcctGTCTCCACCATGAGTTAACATGAGGGGAAGCTGTTTCAGGGTGAACATGGGGATGGATCCTGCTTGCCTGATGCGACACAGTTGATTaccctccctgctcttcccccaatGGAAGAGTGAGCTAGAGAGGGACATTGCACTTGGGACATTCTGGTGTTTTCGGAGCGCTCTGTATTCCTTGCTTTCTCTCTTAAGGAAAGAGCAATGATGCTAGAATCAGTGCAAGCCTGTCTACTCTGTGTTAAAGATTCATAATCACCACATTGCCCCTGAGAGAGTTgaactgtaaaccagaagcttcacacctttTGCATAGGTTGTGGGATGGGGCATATCTAAACATCAGAAGCTGAAGGGTCAGCACTATGCCCAGAGGGTCCAGGCAGCTGGATAGCAGGTTCCAACACTCAAAGCGGGCACTAAGTTTGTCTGTGTCCTGAGAGGGTGCCTCCAGACCCTGAGATTGGGGCAGTGGCTGGATTCTGTTCCAGCTTTGGGAACTGGAAACACTACCAGGTTCCAGAGCTTGAATTGCCCACTAGGACTGCTGGAAGGATATGTTCACTAGGGTCTGATATGCTGACTGCTCCTTTGAGGACCAATGAAATAGTGGGGAAGGTTTTTGGCTCTTGAGAAGGTATGGGGAAATAAGAGACTAGCAAAGTGTGTGGAAGAGAACTGAAGAAACAAAAGGGAGAGAACAGAGGTAGAATTCACAATGGAAGGAGGGGACACCGAAAAGTGTGTCTTCATATCAAGGTCTGGCTATAAGGGGAGATGATATCCGTTTCTTTGGGCTGCTGCTCTCaaagaaatccaaacaaaacTTTTCCCTTAAAACTACAAGTATTCTTCACAGTATTAAATATGAATAAATTAAGCACCATGTTCATGAAGTTCTGAATTTCAGACATGGATTCCAGTATATAATCCTAACTGTTGCAGTGTGTCATATTGTCGATATCTAATGAAGCAACAAATCTCAAAGCAGGCAATAATCTATTTGACCCACCTGTGTTTTGGAATCCTGATTCACTTAATACCAAATTGACAGTTTACAGCAGATAAGGAATTATGTAAAGCTTGACCTGGCCTGTGGGTTTGTCTGACTGAAGTCGGTCATCCTGAGACTTACATGTCTGACCTCCTACTgctgaaacaaaaccaaaggTACGAAGCCAttcttgtgttttaaaataagttacttCCTGATGGCTCTGTGTAGCGGGAGGCTTAAAAAGGCTTTAAACTGTAAGAAAAGTAATACTAAAAGATCTAATTTTCCATTTGCAACAAAATTTCCAGACTCATAATTTACTGTTGGTTTGTAAGTCACCAGTCGTTTTGAGATTGCGTCACTTTAGTGGATATTAATGTAAttaaatctaaacattttgtttaaaaaaaaataaatgtagtcAGTCCTCTGTCAAAATTGAAGTATGCTGGTCTCAGAGCGTCACCTGCCCTCCTAGTAGCAATATAGCTAAGTCTGTCAGCACTCCTACAGATTTCTTTTTCGTGGATTTATAAATGCATATTGCTTGGCCAGTGTGTTTGTTTTAACTATTATTTCAGATATGGATTGCATTAGAACACTGTCACTCTCAACTAATTTTGCTCCTAGTTTTTTCTGCAGTGTGATATGTTTGTTACGGACATTATTGGGCTATTACAAACGGGGCTTGAAAATGTTAACAAAACTTACCAGCTATTGGACTCCAGCTGCTAGCATAGAGGGTAGAGACAAAAATgatggtgggggtgaggggctgttGAAATACCACTAGCAATGTCCATGTGAGAAGCCTGTCACCAGCTACGGGGAAAGAGTTAAGAGTACTTAGATTTCTACAACACTGCTGTACCTTGAGTCTGTTTAGGGATTCTCTTCTCTGCTTCTGGCTAGCAGGTTTCTTAAAATTAttcctgggggagttctgtgccaaacaattaaaaattctatgcacagtgtttttaaattttgcatattttatttgtcaaaataacacaatataataacataatcagtttcaattattttggtagtttatttcaaaatacctgtcagcaagtatgtcagTAACAATACAGAAGACAAAAAAGATTCCAGAAATTTTTTAACAAATAGATTTCTTACTAGGCATGTTACTCAAAGTTgttaattcatttaaactacaatacaaaaaCATATTTCTTGCATTGCAAAGACTtaggggagtcaggggtaacagaggagctgaaagagagggaagtaattgctatGAAGGAGCCAGAGTGTGAACCTAaagaaggggagtgggggggttgggtatGGATGGAAGTAGTATGGaacaggtttgttttttggtggggtggggcagtggaaGCAGGGATTTAGGGAGCCTCCGCTATGCCATGCAGACCTATTTGACCCCCTAGCCTCTTCTATTCAGTCAGGCACTTCTGACCCTGGCCCCATTTGTTCCTGCCCATCCCCATTCAGCTTCTGGCTCAATGTCACCCCACTACCTCtgggcccccccttcccccattagCCCTTCTAAACCCCAGTCTGTGTGCCCCACACATGACCCCAGCAACCCCATGTGCCCTGCTCTTTGTCCCCTCTATATCGCATGCCTCCTCACTTGGCCCCGTGGGCAGGGCGCTGTGCAGAAGATAGCAACTAAAAATGGGGCAAGAAAAAATCCCAGGTTGATTTTAACTTTGACTTTACTTCAAACAAGTGCTagaaatttttttaatcttctgaaCAAGAACTTAGGTGTAAATGGGTGCAGTGTGGTGGTAAGTCTGCAGTAAGCGACTCTGGTGCACCTGCTCATGGCTATGCCAAGCTGCAGCACAGTAAAAACTTACTAAGATCTTCAAGTTTCTGCTGCCTCTATGCAGCATCCTGTGGGCATCTGTGCTAATGACAAGGTTTGTCACTTTCACTCTGCTGCCTGGGAAATCTGAGCAGTAGCAGACGGTacccagcctgccctgcactTGTGACAGCATAAGACGCTTTCtcgtgagatttttttttttccagacacatACTAGGCTTTGGCCTCACtctccttccattgacttcagttgaagtgGAGTTTGGCAcctttgaaaacttttcaaaactCTTCCCTTTATTTGTATTGCCCTCTCTCTGAGGGCAGTCAAGCTGCATAGGGAAGAAAGACATGGAAAAAACTATCATGGACTGGACAGTTGAAAAGCAAGCTGAGTAGAAAATAGGAAACTGACAGTTTTCTGGCACTTCAAAGGGCTCTAAGGTGGTACAGGGTTTGTCTTTGGTGCTTGTGGGATTTGGGCAAGAGAAAGAAATACTTGACTTTGTTCTGAGTTCCCGAAGGTTTGAAAAATGTTGCCATCGGGCTATTTGTGTACATCATAGTCCAGCATGGCTCTTGACAGATGCTTTCTACCTTGAAGGAGTCATGGCCAGAGGCAGTTTTTGCAGGGTCACAAACTTCATAGCACTTCCTATTCGTGCTCACCATCTAATTGTGGAGGTGCCTAAAAGTATGAAAATTAACCCTCCCCACACTTAGAAAAACATAatgtgatcatgtagttaaagactGCATATCCTTTCTTGCAGCTTTAATTCTGGCACTTCATAACATTGAATGTTTGACTTTTAACATTGAACTAAGTATTTTTGTATGAAATACACGTTTGTCTTATAGCACATACTATATTACTATACTATAGCAATTATCATACTAGAAAAATCTCAAACACTGACAAATCCACATTAATACAGCTATTAACATTCAAGGGTAGAAATAAAAAATCTTGACAAATGGGAAACTTCATAGGTGCTTTTTTGTTATCCCCAGTTTTGGTGGAGGTGGTGATGGGTTTTGTTCATGTTGCAGTGAATATGATGACTCCTGAAGAGGTAGAGCAACTGAATGAAAAACTCCTCAAGCAAATCCAGGGTGAGagatcatttttaaatacttattgatttttttttatataatgcaGAAAATGTCATTTGAAATGAAACTCTAGGTTTGCTTAAATGATCATTTTGAAATCTACACAAGCTTGAATTCAGAGCAGAGACAGGAAAGACACTTCTACATTTTATAATGCACTTACCCCTTGATAAACAGTTACAACTCCTCGAAGATGTGCTTCTTCATTTGCTGGTAAGGTATTTGTGCAAGAgtttaaactgtattttaaagtaACCAGCTCATTGAgcttaactttttaaataaaattacaaataaattaaaTGGGATTATTTAACAAATGCAAGTGTTTAGATGTTAAAATATACTGGGGTGTTGTATACCAAGGAGTATTGCAGCTAAAAATGTTTGAATGTTCTCCCAGTACTCATGCTCTCCATTGTGCACCTGTAAATATCACACTGCATATTCCAAAACCAAGTCTAACACACCTTCAGGCAATGGCTTTTAAACCTGACTGTCCACCTTCTTACAGATGTTTTTGAGGAGCTGACTCGGCAAGTGCAAGAAAAGGATTCTTTGGCCTCAGAACTCAATGTCCGCCACATTGCTATTGAGCAACTGCTTAAGAACTGTTCCAAATTGCCATGTCTACAGGTGGGAAGAGCAGGAATGAAATCAAATGTCCCCATATAAATGGGATGAGGTCCTTACTAATATTAACTTTCCTTAACAGTTCCATTAAATAAAGCTGCACCGACTTCTAGGAGCTTTTGGGGaaatgatgggggaaaaaaatttcttcaaacttaaataaaacaagttgTATGCAACAGCTTTTGGATTCTAACAAATGCAAGTGTTTAGATGTTAAAATCTactggggggttgtttttgttcaCTCTGGAAGTAGTTTTTCCACGCACAGTTGGCAGTGTCCCCTGAAGCAGGTGTCATGTCTTAGTGATACAGAAATATCTGTTCAACAACAAAGAACGACCTGATGCCTGATCAAACAGCATCCAACCAAGAGAGCTTTACAAGGAGAGCAGTATTCATGAAATTCCTTATTTATTATGAGCAATATTTTATTATTGAAATTTTATACTGAACAAAAGTTACTATTTTAGGTACTTTTTCAAATCTCTTTATAAAATGTTTGAATGATTCTGTGTAACATTTATGCCTTGTGTATGGTTATATTTCATGattcagatgttttaaaaaaaaaaaactgttttctaAAGACAAATTTATTTCCCATTAAATAAATTGTGATGGTGCATCTCTTTTTAGAAACTTTATAATTCAAGAAGGTGATTTCATCAGGCATGGAAGAATAAACTTAAGCACAGCACCTCTTTTTTGAAATTCCATATTTTGGTTTTAGTGTATGGAGTTGGTTTTGTATgtgtgaaatatttttcaatgCTTAATAAAAGTATATGGCTTCAAAGAAACTAAATAAACCTGTAATACCTCATTAACTGTCTCAATACTAGTGTTTTAAATAGAATAGGAATTGAAGAGACTTGGTTGTAGTACAGTTCTGTATCTTGAAAGGAACTAGTGCTGGGAGCACCAATAATACTGTGCTTACCAATATTAAAAAGGCACAGTCTCTGCTCTTTACATTTCTCAGAAGAAGGGATCTAATATGTAAAATTTAGGTAAATAGTTAGTGTTCTGTTTTGCTCATTCTGTTGCTACTGCAAAAAACAAGTTACTAGTAAAGGCTTTTCCCAGAGCTGAAATAAATGAAACTGACGTGTGCACACAATTAAGATGGCATGGTGCTGGGGTTTTCATATTCAGAAGTAATCTAGTGGCAGGTGGGAGAAAATATGTCAGAACAAATGCCAGGGCAATATTGTTTTCTAGGGTTTGAATACTAATGTGACTGTCACATGTAGTTCAGA carries:
- the C1H21orf91 gene encoding protein EURL homolog isoform X1, with the translated sequence MNEEQFVNIDLNDDNVCSVCKLGTEKETLSFCHVCFELNIEGVPKSNLLHTRSLRGHRDCFEKFHLIANQDCPRSKLSKSTYAEVKSILSKKINRIIQYAQNKDLDSDSDSTKTSQHQLFNFRHQTDRKLVPQFDSQVPRYSAKWIDGSSGGISNCSQSILEQKESTDFRLDMLQETGATFCCKSVLWPSCSQAPKTEKAKSDSDANAQRQHPCYSRDEFLVEVVMGFVHVAVNMMTPEEVEQLNEKLLKQIQDVFEELTRQVQEKDSLASELNVRHIAIEQLLKNCSKLPCLQVGRAGMKSNVPI